The sequence aactatGCTGGAATGGTCTAGAATATCAGTTCTACAGAGGTTACATCATGGCAGGAGACAGCTTCAGGAGCCATGAAACCTATTGTTCCTATTGCAcaaaagaaataattatacagaacaacACCTACAGTTCACTACTTAAGTCATcatgttttgttgttgcaCCAGTTGTATAGTACCTCCATaaggctccacttttcttatatCTACGCAATTCCACCATCTTTAAAATAACTGCCCAGCAATGTCACATGGCACGTGCGTGGCTGTGATACAGTGCAAGTGTATAGTATAACCTTCAACTCTCCATTCTCACCTCAGGTAATGGATGCtataattaaaataattattatgctagatGTATGCACAGGCTAGATCGACCATAATAGACACTGTGTTAGGCCTCCATATACTCTTGCAACACCAGGACTTCATAGAGGGGGGGCACAGGGGGCGCTCGCCCCCCAGGCAATTGTATTGAAAATATAGGCCATAACGCACTGTGTTACGGCCTGTTACACACCAACCAAACAAAGAGTGTTttataacaacaataatgAGTTCTTTACGAAGCTACTTTAATTAAACTGCTATTCTTCTATATACTCTTTCTGTTCCATACGTCCACAATTTCTTCTTCAAAGTCACTATATCTGTATAAGTACAGAGGGCGATTCAATTAAGAGCGACCTTCATTAATAGTGAGAAAGGCTTGTGTCGCTCAGGCTATGGCTTTTATCTATAGTGCCATTCAACCTAGGCAATTGGATTTCTGCATTTTTTATGACATTCCACAATACTATTAGTACTTAATAACTCTTAAGAATGAATTAAGATGCGATGCATGACAGTCTCTAAACACAACAATTTCGCAGATCCCCTAAGATACGGATAATCGCCGAGCCTCccatttttctgaaatgttgATTTTCTCCCCCCTGTCATTTTTTTTCTGTATAAAGGCCTGAACAATGCTCTTCAAAGtacatctatatacatgcagtaaacatggctatcattatttttatcataattataattccagtcctgtcttctcttctctgCTTCTTGACATTCATCTTAGGCATTTTTTCACATTTTCGAAACGTATAATACTTCTGTACTGAAGAAATAAAGGGAATCGAACTAAAAAACTAATTTTGCACTGTGAAACATTGTGAACGTATATGATTGGCAGGAAAAGCATGaaaagcgtagaaacaagaaattcggcgagtgcaactccaatccgttacaacgtgaTAAATATtggctgagtccaaggtctctggTTTTGAGATTCGAAGGCCTGAGGCTGTAGCATcccaagcataattatagcgagggtgctactaagggcatataactgatttagaatagtgctaagcattaagcaagctaggctataattTTAAAaagactctgaaaccaagagtttctacaagcctcaagcaagGTTAAAGCTtcgctctggctagtctacataaaaaaaatcaCATTGAAGGCATGCAGTTTCGTTTTTtttctcttcaggggaggccagtgaaggaggctataccgtaccctcgaGAAAATACGCTCAgcaagaagtctaggcttattagagtcctgactgggcgtttaatcgcgaacgtCGAGTTTTCATTTGAATATACGTTCACTCGCGGCCTCAAATCCAGGTTTACACTTCGCTCTATGACAAATcttattgtattttcattttaatacatagtatgaatattttattgacaacaatgttataaactaatgcatgaataataattatgattaaagcatgacaagagaatgaacatgaagaagtgaaCTCTGACTCTATTCCTCTATTCAATGCTTGCCGAtgtcagatgtagcagaaacttcccaaAGGATATGGTAGGACATATACTCCTATACAGAGTATATAACTATCAGGTACTTCGTTTCaaaaaaccaaggcaaggtaacttgcaaaattagcctgcatgtgtgataactttcttggactttgtgttttcctttctcagcataattattataggactATATACTTGttctctgcataattatacatcttcaaggtcaaacagatccatacagagaaagttatatgttTGATCTTATAGTCCAgaaaagagtataattatagtctactctagatcttactagctactacctaaaactttcTTTCTTCTGTCAGACACTAAAATTAAGAGTGAGCATGTGGTattcagctactgcgcatgctcaactcttcattcttataatcgagtgaaaattccctcgtgcaagaactttgaagcaaaagaggggatgggcgtttattcaagatgggcatATTTTcgtgtgtcacaactatattACTTGAgttaaaaacaaaaataaaaGAGATTTTTCACATATAACTGCAAATCCGCAAATTGCAATCCAAAAAAACGatactatagaagcctataattataattattatagaaactcttgtttgcacttcattgatccttgagcagctgtagcagtctatacacacacatgcacacagtataccataattatacctctctGAGCACAGTGGTGTTTCTAGGAAATGCAGCTAGTAGGAGGGTGCTGAGAGCGAGCGCAAAAAAAGTGTTTGAttgctactataataattacatgcatgtatacaggctAGATACACTTGAATAACTCTTTGATCATCAGAACGTCcatcctctttataattaataattattatagctaccaccacatgggtttccgtatatacactcatgttttaattgttatacactaacaagttactataataacGATGCAAAACAGTGACCAGTGCAGGCCCTATACCAGTACGGCCACTcactattccgtttaccggccagtgctggctgtcccaaacaaggttcaatgtaatttatacgtatattacggccggatatgacgttttgggtgtggtttagcaaataaaattggattacacttaaatagagagcagaatgattcattatcctacattatcttcgagacaagaaccgcaaaagtagtaatccaattttatttgctaaaccacacccaaaacgtcatatccgccgtaatatacgtataaaaattaattacattgaaaaccttgtttgggacagccagcactggccggtaaacggaatagcgagtggccattcttcagggtgagttttgtgcagtaaacataattatagctagcattccgtgccaagccaaatggccggtatatcgaggtggccgtacttcagagagccggaatagcgagagtctactgtacacagcAGAACAAAATTACAGTGTGTTATTATAGCGTATAGCATATCAAATTGCTtaactgtatatatgcatagAAAGGTCAACGCAATGAGctattccctataattatggcagtagTCTATGGCCTACAAGTTACTATACACCCTAgaagtgctaccctcggctgttgacaggAGAATATAGAGTGTTCAGTTTTACAATAATAAAGAtactggtaaaggatcactttagctgcatgtagatctacctcgaataaaggtcgcgtgtgaAGCTCATGCAAGTTCAAGGTAttccgcaaaaattaaatgCGCGAAAACTATTCTAACGGTCATTTTGCGAAATTTCATTCATAAACTatatatacccactatacggtatgaagagcaagccacaagtattgtttagtGTTAAGTGCCATCAACACGCAGGAACATTTCACCTATATATAAGGTGTCACACAAAGAGAAAGTACATTTGCCCACAAGCATGCTACTGATTGTACAGAGCATGACCatgggcgtatacagagaagagggcatgcaactcactatgtaccctacgtactcatccgacttcgtatcagagaccggatatgctaaaaatagaatccagtatacggacgtgaacaagtgggcggtgttgtttacggagttataattatgggcgtgtacatcagagctgcctttgctagctagctagctagctaacagtgcagtattattttagagaagtgtcatgaccagtcctagtccagccaggtccaagacaaccccttcgagcgggaagttaagtgctgggtgcattgttaagaagtaccagagactcaggaagacaggtttattgtacctataggtttcatcttcttggagttgcaactgttggatggtttgcctttgcctttgacactgctagtacgagccatactgctgagaactagttttactatgctgcaatcgagctagcttaTACAGATATaatgatttaccttgtgcggtcaaaggttacgtgtgggcgtttttgtgggcagttctaaaaatagctcaatacgaagtcgaatgattctgagaatagggcgagttgcatgccctcttctctgtatacgcccttggcatGACCAcaaagctaataattatacgtaagagcaagccacaagtattgttacaTGCAGAGGTACAAATTAACAGTCGGTCGCAATTAGCTGACTATTAACTATACTGGCTCAGTGatagtgtcctagcatgcaaagactgaaagccaaaggtcataattatagttatgatgaacatgtgacagtgccaatgaaaagggaccttaacgcgggcagtttcgaatcagtttttattgttgaatcggatagagcgtcctttaagcttcaaaatgataccaagatcgacctcctagctactttctttccggagatatgttcgagggaacgctacgaaggtattgcaaccttgagtaaatgacgctcaaacttcatgaataattgaagttccgtatactcataaagcttcgtaaaagatgttctgaagaagacaagttagttagatgaaggctaggcgttctaggactctctagctagctagtatagctatgtaacTGGATTGCTTGCGAAATTTGACTCAAAATACTCATCCCAAACCTTCGTCTGGGATGGCCCACtatatgcactataattatatacggtacgaagagcaagccacaagtattgtttatAGTTGTTAAGTGCCATCAACACGATTAAACGTATTCTGACTTGTTCAgtttactatatatacaccctcgagcactaaagtgctaaccctcgtctgttgacaggagaatGGAGTGCATATAGCAACCACACAATCAATAGTGTTTGAATTAACAGTAACAGACTCAGTAGatcaattattatagcaaacatatagagactggtaaaggatcactttagctgcatgtatatctacctcgaataaaggtcgcgtgtggaGCTCGTGCAAGTTCAAGTTATTCCACGAAACTTAAATGAGCGAAAACTATTATAACGGTCATTTCGCGAAATTTCATATACCCTCAAactatacccactataattatataagccatGCATACAACACACCATGACAGTGCATAAGCTATACGGTACGGTatgaagagcaagccacaagtattgttacagaggtataaataacagtcgGTCCATTGGTCAATTTCTAAGCAATTAGCTGACCATTAACTACTTGCTCAGTCatagtgtcctagcatgcaaagattaaaggccaAAAgtaattagggttagggtaaatGTAACATGGAAGGGACAGTATGACTtgtgtaaccttgacaacgtatCTAGGTACCCTAACCCTCCATTATCAACTTCCCCTGATCATGAACTGTACTTCATTCACATGAATATTGTATTGCATGTACTAACTTACCATTGATATTCACATTGCACTCTGTGATgaggtacttgatagtgtccagCTTCCCTACTCTGACTGCccctcccagtggagttagtccatcaTAGTTAacagctcctatagtggtgagtTAGGCACGTACATAATATAGTTCACTAGGTCAGAGTCTATTGTTCTCAAATTCAACTATTCAATAGCTGCGTATGCACTAGACACGTTTAAacttggtacatgcatgcatggggataaTTCCAGGGATGAAACATGCCAGATTAGAATGAACATTACCACAATAGTAGAGTCATATGGCTGCGTAGCAACTACAAGAACGTTGTCAGTTAAAAACCACGTAGAGGTCAGGGTACAACAACCGTTTGTTCTCAAATCACAAatcacgtgtgtgtgtgtgtgtgtgtgtgtgtgtgtgtgcgtgcgtgcgtgtgtgtgtgactaaCAATGGCAGTCAGACCCACTAGACTATAGTACATATCAGTAAGGTCACTAAACCAGACACGATATGAACGTGTATTTGTGTTTAGGGTATTAAaaggatcataattattataatagcaggGCTTGTAGCTGCAGGAGCAGAAGAGAGGAAGAGAGGAAGGAGGCCGAATACACCAGCCTTGGttcatgcactgcactgcttCACCCCACTAGCCATAGAGACTACTGGTGTTCTAGGGCCTAAGTCTAAGACATTTGTTAAGGAATTAGGTGGGCGCGTTGCACGTGTCACGGGAGATCAGAAGTCCTCCCATTACTTACTGCAAAGGCTGTCGGTCGCAGTACAGCGTGGAAATGCGGCCTCAGTGGTGGGCACAATGGACTCGCAGACCCTCTCCCTCGAAACATTGGAACTTTGAATTACTACATTATTTATTGTTGTACGAATTACACCTGGTCTGTACACCTggtctgtatacatgtatacgtatactatTTCTAATAGTATAAAAAAACTAATTACTATCCCACATATAAAAGCGACTAACTAATTAAACGAAcaggaaacataattattcatgaacatttctaGCAATATTGAGTGTTTTGACATAAGCACATGTACAAGCATGTGTCTAGCCCTAACCACTATGTACGTTAGTTCAGCTATGAATTGGAGATAATACAGCCTTAAAGTgttacatgacacacacactgacttacCTAGGTCACACTGTCCAGTTGCCATCAGTAACTGGACACACTTCAAGTGTCCACAGTAGCAGGCCTTGTGCAGGGGAGTGTTCTTATAAGTATCCTGTGCATTGACATCGATGCCATCTTGCTGTGTGAGTATCTTCACTACATCAGGGTGGTTGTTGATGCATGCCCAATGGAGAGCGGTCCGTCCACCACTGTCCCTCCAGTTGATAGGAGCTCCTCTAGCCAGCAGCCTCTCCACCTCGTCCACACGACCATCACGGGAAGCCTTATAGAGTTGCTGACCCAGATCATGACTACAGTGTATTGTGGGAGGAGGTAAACAATGAAGGGCAGAAATTATCATTACTATGTACCTACAAATGACAATGAGTAATCTCAGTCTCCAATTAGTGGACTCTTAGGTGGTgaggagtgagtgggtgtattatagaggatgtGACTGTATTGACCACAATCTTAGGAGCTAGCCttcacttgctagctatacCCACATCTAGACACCAGAGGAGCCTGCAACTAATTAACCATCACTCATTTAGGTCACTCATTAGTTTCTGAGGTTGTCATCTAAATAAGTAATACAGTCATCTTTGCTTCTATAGCTAGTAAGCACGAGTTAtactattatacagtataaacaatacatgtagtgttagGAGTATATTATGGTCACAGTCATTATTGGACAATAGAGTGTCTGATAAGGAGTACTGTATTCATACAATATAAAAGAAGTCCctcaaaataatgttcaccaCTTAGTAAACAATAGATTATAGAGTAGAGaagttacattgaatctgcaatgGATCCTCGAAACTATTCGCGTTACTTATGAACGAGGCTGTAATAGGCTTGTTGGTTGTGTTGCTCcccagctaggattaggtcacaatttgtcattagttggcttgtgtgtttgcctgtgatatgcattgtaattCTGTGCCCAAAGTTAAATCTTTTTATGtagcaattaatttttgtcggGTAACTCCCTTAACCCTTCCCGCtttagccgactatagtcggcatggctactgataaatttcaaaaaatcgttgtgcacactgtgttggagctatgcgcacgctgcaggtaccagcacatgtgcattgagctgctcttccacatggtatttttaatattttgcttcgaggtacggttcgatcagaattgtcgaagaaaagtgaccgttttataattgctacaagatctttgtagtacagcctcagggaggttctagggaagctagagagtgagaatatcgatgcctatggccttgtagagtgagaggacagtgactgggatcatagctaggtaggaagcttcctttcagaggtcaagctaaaaagaaagagcctgagaatcctgaggaagacgcacttgaggtggaccatcttcctgaacctggtaagtcattatagagtagcatttgtagtcttgatagcttcactataggtttgtttaggctagttagtacaacagtggacattatgagccaccattaaacttataaacctgtgtgtaggtgaagaaaatatttcccgggaaaagggcgtctgccgatagaacctcaaatacaagtttctgcagatcctgattgagtcctgagtcagccatgtcaccgtgagaacattctgaacacttatatcatgtgttcagtcacttcgtaacatcacacaatattgtttgtgtacataattatgaatttttgttaacaattgttatttgtggggtggtggttggttgctaggcaacaatgatgattccatgaatgcgacaggtccggttctacctgtggaactttgttacaagtgtttttaatatacggttcatgagttataaattttttaaacaaaatatgcgaatattcacttttaatagcagggaaagggttaaaatatgaaagttgtgtttccttGAGACATCATCTGTAACagtttataacacgcctagtctgTCAGCCACATGTAGTACTTATAATGACTGACAACGTACACCCAGTAAAAAAGATAAATTAGCTAGTAAAGTCATAAGTtagttcccaaggctgttttagagcatGCTAGTTataactactacaataggtatagaccttgaataTAAGtaagttgcacggactaagcagctatttgtagtttattatgcactgtgtgtagaaataggtaTTGTTGTGGCTCCATTAAACcacagcgtagcgcggataataCTCGAGGGTACCTTTGTTTCCAACCCCTTTAACCCCTCAATCTATGGTACAACACAACAACTCATGATCAGAGTGTTCCAGGGTTCAATGAACTATTTGTTGTGTGGGTTCTAATGAATAAGAATGGTATGcagaaacattaattttcttaCAGAGCAAttctaatgcacctatcaatgtgtcgcCCCACTACCCTCCTAGGGAGGGGTCAGGCTAACATGGAGGATTTGACCATAACTATACCCCAGGTCAAATTCCCcacatgcatgggggaggatTCTTTGTTCAAATTCCCTAAATTCCCCAGTCACCACCAGTCACAgccttaaccctttccccgttttaattaaaacaagaaaatacagaataaataacaattttctttaaaaatttgtatgtcatgaaccatacattgaaatgacttgtaactatttcctacaggtagcgcagaccccagaggtatcttaacaccatcttcgttacctagcaactgaccacccccactaattagcaattgtttacaaacattcacaactatgtacacaaataatattgtatgaaggcacagagtggctaaagacactaaataagtgttctcaatgttctcacagtgacatggttcaatcaggatctgcagaaagttctctgcgaggtcgtatcagcagacgcccttttctcgggaaatgttttctttacctacacacaggtttacaagttcaatggtggctcatgatgtccactgctgtactaactagcctaaatacagttatactgaagctatcaagactacagatgctactctagacttaccagatccaagaAGTTGTTCCATCgcaagagcttcttcctcaggccttcaggctctatattttctagcttgaggtagctttttatctagctatgatcccagtcacagtcctctcactcaacaaggccataagcatcgatattctcactgtctagctactTTAGAACCTCACTGAGATTGTACTACGAATATCTTGaaacattatcaaacggtcacttttctttcgacattactgtacaaagcgtacctcaaggcagcatattaaagataccatgtgaaagagcagctcaatgtgcatgtgctgctacctacagtgtgtgcatagctccaacacagtgggCACAAcgaatttttgaaaatgaccactagagtggccgtcatatgacggcttcaacggggaaagggttaagcaGTTGTACAGTCTTTACTACACAAGGCCAGGTCAAATCATATCAGTATGGGGCCAACATTTCAAGTCAAATTCCCCCGTATGTCCCGGGGGGAGCACATTAGGTGCATATATAATTGCaatctattattatagtgtgtgattgaagctgtacatgtatactgatgTATCTTTGTCAACCCTGAATACATACACAGACAGGCCACCAgatattatgtacagtacaagctCACCTTGCTGCCATTGTCCTGACCTTCCTAACCTGCCCTGGCCTGGGGCGGCCAGGGACTCTAGTAGCTGCAAGATAAGTGTATAGCCCTGATCCGCAGAGTTACTTCAGCTCAATCACAGTCTAGTCTAGCTAGTATCTATTTTGTCAgctcaaaaagtattttgTCAAAGAGCTGACACCTGTACCCAGAAGCTTTGTTTACTTGAGTTTACAAGATACGCCCTTTTTTAGCTTGATCTGAtgttattttttttattaatgatctttacctacacACCCAATATTTGCATAAAATGCATGAATATATAGCAGTAAATTTGTTGAGGTGGTCTCACCAAGAGAGTGTTATACATATTTACGGTATAATATAGTGACCAAAATAGTCACCATTAGTcaccatgattataattatcaagaaaTGCAATGAACAAACATGCATGAAAGAAATGGAAATAATGGTTGTGATATATACGTAGGTCACTAGTAAGCTAATAAATTAAAGTTAGTACACTCTTGATCGAAGTCAAGCAGATTGTGTTCTTGTGTGTACATCTCATACAGTTGAAGGTGTAGCTTCACCAGGAGGACACTAGTCTGCCTTGTGCCtgtggtatgtgtgggtggtgtgtgtgtgtgtgtgtgtgggtggggtggggtgtgtgggtgtgattaggattttagctgtatataatagtACAATGTGGGTATAGCTACGTATACTAAAATCAATCATTGATTCCTCCATCAAAAGGCACATACATTCTTTAGCATGAAATTAGACGATtaccgtacgtataattatagtgggaaatgattgttGAAATGTAACTagctaaaaaaaaaggtcaactgttactTCAATACCCTAtagctgttagtatgtaaaattgccagctatggaccccaactagtacctgcATGAATgcaggggggatatcccccctgtatgacactctCTATATCCTTGCTCTTTCTTCAAAAAAATATAAAATTTAGGCCCAAAAGCAATAAACATAATActcatgacctctgacctcagtATTTCAGATTACAGAGGTCATGCCCATGTAACTATGTACTGACCTCTTAATGATGCCATGACCCGGCAGTCTCAGGTCATTGTGAACAATCCCCTGACAGTGCAGGTAACAGAGAGCCTGCTGCAGTGACTGTGAGTCCgtgctgtgaggtgtgtgggggtgtgtgtggagtgggtggggtgaAGTGTGTTggttgtgtggagtgggtgtattgtgtggggtgtgtgggtgtagtgtgtggggtgtgtggaggggacaCATGCATGAGAggggacacatgcatgcacacatgaagCTAAGAGGTCAGTTGCAGCCACCACACACTATCACCTACACCAGggaatactatataattatgcctcgaggcgtagccgcacgagggatacggtaaagctgactgtgtgtgtgtctgtctgtctgtgtgtgtgtgtgtgtattccagctataactgctcaacggttgcaatgtaacgaaaactaacagcttctataggcttctagccacattctcttggattttgattcgtggattagcaaactaaagcttctttctcgagttatggctagtttgactcacattgaaggctgttgcagtctcttcagaatctttcatagcatcatctgtccgcacaaactttctattcaacatatgagttagccttgcactaaagcgctagctttttgttagctacaatactcagaaaatatctgttaaaacagcttagtctggccacgccctcccataCTTCGTATATGGTCGGGTGAACTTGCAATGAACAGTTCGTGCAGACACCCCAAGATTTTCTTGGGGTGTGAAACCGCTTGTCAAGTGCCTTGTGGGCCGTTGTGGcctgttgtgtaaactgttacgtAAGCTATTGCATCACAAAAAAGTAGCTAGATATGGGCCTCTACTGCTGTTTGTGTGCGAATGAGTCTCTGGACAACCGAAGGCGAAAGAAGCTCAATGGTCATAGCTGTTCTGAAGCAAGAGAAGTACTTGTGCAGCTCCTTCCAGTACCTCTGCATTGCATCCCTGAAACTAGTGCTAGTGACAGTATATTGTGTCACCAGTGCGAGAAACAACTGAAGAATGTCCATGCTCAACAAGAAAAGCTATGCAAGGTAAAGAAG comes from Halichondria panicea chromosome 7, odHalPani1.1, whole genome shotgun sequence and encodes:
- the LOC135338528 gene encoding ankyrin repeat domain-containing protein 1-like isoform X2, which encodes MAASHDLGQQLYKASRDGRVDEVERLLARGAPINWRDSGGRTALHWACINNHPDVVKILTQQDGIDVNAQDTYKNTPLHKACYCGHLKCVQLLMATGQCDLGAVNYDGLTPLGGAVRVGKLDTIKYLITECNVNINDIVTLKKKLWTYGTERVYRRIAV
- the LOC135338528 gene encoding ankyrin repeat domain-containing protein 1-like isoform X1, with product MAASHDLGQQLYKASRDGRVDEVERLLARGAPINWRDSGGRTALHWACINNHPDVVKILTQQDGIDVNAQDTYKNTPLHKACYCGHLKCVQLLMATGQCDLGAVNYDGLTPLGGAVRVGKLDTIKYLITECNVNINGTIGFMAPEAVSCHDVTSVELIF